From a region of the Candidatus Methylomirabilis limnetica genome:
- the fusA gene encoding elongation factor G, whose protein sequence is MPDIYPIDTVRNIGIMAHIDAGKTTTTERILYYTGRTYKIGEVHEGSTEMDWMEQERERGITITSATTTCFWRDHRINIIDTPGHVDFTVEVERSLRVLDGAVALFDAVAGVEPQSETVWHQADKYGVPRIAFINKMDRMGANFDMCVRMIAERLGAVPLVVQLPIGSEDHFEGVVDLIRMKAVIWDDEALGANYREDEISEEMRSLAHAARERMLETIAEVDDSFLVRYVDGLAVGPEEIKTAIRGAALKLLLVPVLAGASFKNKGVQLLLDAVVDYLPSPIDLPPIEGLDSTRTKSVVRVPKISDPFSALVFKIMTDPYVGQLAFFRVYSGTLTSGSHVYNSTRGTRERIGRLLQMHANKREEIKEVFAGDIAAAVGLKGAKTGDTLCDEGNQIILESIVFPEPVISVAIEPKTKEGQDRLATGLQALANEDPTFRASTDEETGQTIISGMGELHLEIIVDRLQREFRVEANVGKPEVAYRETVTTTAEAEGKYVRQTGGRGQYGHVWLKVEPSTAQSGFEFVNKIVGGVVPKEYISAVEKGVKEALHTGVVAGYPVIDLKVTLFDGSYHEVDSSEMSFKIAGSMAFKEGTRRAKPVLLEPIMRVDVSTPEAFLGEVIGNLNSRRGRVIGIEARSVAQVIQADVPLSEMFGYATDLRSATQGRAAHSMQFSRYEPVPASIAGEIVARMGGRHGGR, encoded by the coding sequence ATGCCTGATATATATCCAATAGATACGGTCAGAAACATCGGAATTATGGCGCACATTGACGCCGGGAAGACTACTACCACCGAGCGGATCCTGTACTATACCGGCAGGACGTATAAGATCGGAGAGGTGCACGAGGGGTCCACCGAGATGGACTGGATGGAGCAGGAGCGTGAGCGTGGAATAACGATCACCTCAGCCACCACCACCTGCTTCTGGCGGGACCATCGCATCAATATCATCGACACGCCCGGACACGTCGATTTTACGGTTGAGGTTGAGCGATCGCTTCGAGTGCTGGATGGGGCGGTGGCCCTCTTCGACGCGGTGGCCGGCGTGGAGCCCCAGTCTGAGACGGTGTGGCATCAAGCAGACAAGTACGGTGTTCCCCGGATCGCCTTCATCAATAAGATGGATCGGATGGGGGCTAATTTTGATATGTGCGTTCGAATGATCGCTGAGCGTCTGGGGGCTGTTCCATTGGTTGTGCAGCTTCCCATTGGTAGTGAGGATCATTTCGAGGGTGTCGTAGACCTGATCCGGATGAAGGCGGTGATCTGGGACGATGAGGCTCTAGGGGCGAACTACAGGGAGGATGAAATCTCTGAGGAGATGCGCTCACTGGCTCATGCTGCTCGCGAGCGGATGCTGGAGACCATCGCTGAAGTGGACGATAGCTTCCTCGTCCGCTATGTGGATGGTCTCGCGGTTGGACCGGAGGAGATCAAAACCGCGATTCGTGGCGCGGCGCTCAAGCTCCTGCTGGTCCCGGTTCTTGCTGGCGCCTCGTTCAAGAACAAGGGTGTCCAGCTATTACTCGATGCCGTGGTAGACTATCTCCCGTCCCCGATCGACCTACCGCCCATCGAAGGTCTTGATTCGACGCGCACAAAGTCTGTGGTCCGGGTCCCGAAGATAAGTGACCCCTTCTCAGCCTTAGTGTTTAAGATCATGACGGATCCCTATGTGGGACAACTGGCCTTCTTCAGGGTCTACTCAGGCACCCTCACGTCAGGGAGCCACGTGTATAACTCTACGCGAGGCACACGGGAGCGTATTGGACGGCTGCTGCAAATGCATGCCAACAAGCGCGAGGAGATCAAAGAGGTCTTTGCCGGTGACATTGCGGCTGCCGTAGGGCTCAAGGGTGCCAAAACGGGCGACACCCTGTGCGATGAGGGCAACCAGATTATTCTGGAATCGATCGTTTTTCCTGAGCCGGTGATCTCTGTGGCCATTGAGCCGAAAACGAAAGAAGGGCAAGATAGGCTCGCGACGGGACTTCAAGCTTTGGCTAATGAGGATCCGACATTTCGCGCCAGCACGGACGAAGAGACTGGCCAGACGATCATCTCCGGAATGGGAGAGCTGCATCTCGAGATTATCGTCGACAGGCTCCAACGGGAGTTTCGAGTTGAGGCCAATGTCGGCAAGCCAGAGGTTGCCTATCGTGAAACCGTGACGACCACTGCCGAGGCTGAGGGTAAGTATGTGCGGCAAACCGGTGGGCGTGGACAGTACGGACACGTCTGGCTCAAAGTGGAACCCTCCACCGCTCAATCGGGATTTGAATTTGTCAATAAGATTGTTGGTGGCGTCGTGCCCAAAGAGTATATCTCCGCGGTGGAGAAGGGTGTTAAGGAGGCATTGCATACCGGGGTGGTGGCCGGCTACCCCGTCATTGATTTGAAGGTTACCCTCTTTGACGGATCGTATCACGAGGTCGACTCCTCGGAGATGTCGTTTAAGATCGCAGGCTCAATGGCTTTCAAAGAGGGGACCAGGCGCGCGAAGCCGGTTCTGCTGGAACCGATTATGCGAGTCGATGTCTCTACGCCGGAGGCCTTCCTGGGTGAGGTTATCGGTAATCTGAACTCGCGTCGTGGTCGGGTGATTGGGATTGAGGCTAGATCTGTCGCCCAGGTGATTCAAGCGGACGTACCGCTCTCCGAGATGTTTGGGTACGCCACTGACCTCCGTTCAGCGACCCAGGGTCGGGCCGCCCACTCGATGCAGTTTTCACGCTACGAACCGGTCCCCGCCAGTATTGCTGGGGAGATTGTGGCCCGTATGGGTGGACGACACGGCGGACGGTAA
- the rpsG gene encoding 30S ribosomal protein S7 — MPRRKVIEKRETLADPVYSNRMVTKFINSMMVQGKKSVAESIVYGSMKIIEDRAKTDPLRMFKQAVDNVKPVLEVKSRRVGGATYQVPVEVRAERRNSLAFRWIIGFSRKRTEKTMAERLAAELIEAAANRGSSVKKKEDTHKMAEANKAFAHYRW; from the coding sequence ATGCCCAGACGAAAAGTAATTGAGAAACGAGAGACCCTCGCTGATCCTGTTTATAGTAACCGAATGGTTACGAAGTTTATCAATAGCATGATGGTTCAAGGCAAGAAAAGCGTTGCCGAGTCGATTGTCTACGGGTCAATGAAGATCATTGAGGATCGGGCTAAAACCGACCCGTTGCGAATGTTCAAGCAGGCCGTTGACAACGTCAAACCAGTACTTGAAGTTAAGTCGCGTCGGGTAGGGGGTGCGACCTATCAGGTACCGGTGGAGGTCCGAGCGGAGCGACGGAACTCCCTGGCGTTTCGTTGGATCATTGGCTTCTCCAGAAAGCGCACAGAGAAGACGATGGCAGAGCGGCTCGCTGCCGAGTTGATTGAAGCTGCGGCTAACCGGGGAAGCTCGGTGAAGAAGAAGGAAGATACGCACAAGATGGCGGAAGCGAATAAGGCGTTTGCCCATTATCGCTGGTAA
- the rpsL gene encoding 30S ribosomal protein S12, which yields MPTIHQLVRKGRAAAVKKAKTPALQGCPQRRGVCIRVYTTTPKKPNSALRKVTRVRLSNGIEVTTYIPGVGHNLQEHSIILIRGGRVKDLPGVRYHVIRGALDTAGVQDRKQGRSLYGAKRPKIS from the coding sequence GTGCCCACCATTCACCAGTTAGTTCGTAAGGGTCGAGCCGCAGCCGTCAAGAAGGCCAAGACGCCGGCGTTACAGGGATGTCCCCAGCGACGCGGGGTATGCATTCGTGTCTATACGACCACCCCAAAGAAACCGAATTCGGCCCTTCGAAAGGTGACCAGGGTTCGCCTCAGTAATGGAATTGAGGTGACAACGTATATTCCGGGAGTCGGGCACAATCTGCAGGAGCACTCCATTATTCTGATCAGGGGAGGTCGTGTCAAGGATCTGCCGGGCGTCCGCTATCACGTGATTCGTGGTGCTCTTGATACGGCGGGAGTCCAGGATCGCAAACAGGGCCGATCACTTTACGGCGCCAAGAGACCAAAGATCAGTTAA
- the rpoC gene encoding DNA-directed RNA polymerase subunit beta', which translates to MDKFFGFYDEKTIDPTSFKAIRIGLASPEKIRSWSFGEVRKPETINYRTFKPERDGLFCSKIFGPTKDWECNCGKYKGIKHKGVVCDKCGVEVIRSKARRQRLGHIELVSPVVHVWFYKGVPSRIGYLLDISLRDLERVLYFEAYVVLNPGKTPLSLKQLLTEDQHRLAYEEYGDGFKAGMGAAAIRDLLKRLNLRELAEELHAQMPLETSQQGRKKATKRLRIVEAFINSGNRPEWMILDAIPVLPPELRPLVPLDGGRFATSDLNDLYRRVINRNNRLRRLIELRAPDIIVRNEKRMLQEAVDALFDNGRRGRALKGQNNRPLKSLSEMLKGKQGRFRQNLLGKRVDYSGRSVIVVGPELKLHQCGLPKKMALELFKPFIFRKLLKDGVVTTIKSAKKLVEKGKPEVWDALEEVIHEHPVLLNRAPTLHRLGVQAFEPVLVEGEAIKIHPLVCAAFNADFDGDQMAVHVPLSPEAQIEASVLMLASHNILSPANGLPVVTPSQDIVLGCYYLTRSRSGEKGEGHVFSDMDEVRAAYDAEEVGLLARVKVRFEGEMIETTVGRCIFNEHLPETLRFINQEMNRRELTRLVAQCHYLLGNVETVKLLDNLKDLGFRYATLAGISIGIDDMHIPSTKGALIDDAHKEIVKIDGEYQDGLITKGERYNKIIDIWTHVTERVSDEMFREIEAEEKGEFNPVFMMADSGARGSRQQIRQLAGMRGLMAKPSGEIIETPITANFREGLTVLQYFISTHGARKGLADTALKTADSGYLTRRLVDVAQDVIVAEMDCGTPNGIWVTPLIEGGEIIQPLRDRILGRVALDEILDPFTGEVLVEANQEIVEVLASNIENAGLDRVKIRSVLTCEARRGICIRCYGRNLATGRLVELGEACGVIAAQSIGEPGTQLTMRTFHIGGTASRSVEQSTLECKGTGIVRFTSLRTVKAPKGDYVVMNRNGTISVIDEKGRKKESYPAVYGAHLKVEDGATVKAGQVLMEWDPFTNAILTEHGGMVHFRDVVEGVTIREEVDEVTGLSQRVVVEHGREDLQPRVSIKDEHGATVFRCLLPVSAHIMVSEGQMVSAGDSVSRIPRETMKTKDITGGLPRVAELFEARRPKDAAVISEINGHVELGGIAKGMRKLSVRDEHGVPREYLIPRRRHINVLEGDEVKAGEPFMDGPINPHDILDVLGEQELQKYLVNEIQEVYRLQGVQINDKHIEVIVRQMLKRVLVEASGDTHFLIGEHVDKATFLEENHRAMASGGAAATAKPLLLGITKASLSTDSFISAASFQETTKVLTEAAINGARDELRGLKENVIMGRLIPAGTGMRWYRDTTISTPEVALSKAALTGAIVAVDRGPDELDASLDN; encoded by the coding sequence TTGGATAAGTTTTTCGGGTTCTACGATGAAAAGACCATTGATCCCACCAGTTTCAAAGCCATCCGGATCGGACTAGCTTCGCCAGAGAAGATTCGGTCGTGGTCCTTCGGAGAGGTGAGAAAACCGGAGACCATTAACTACCGGACGTTTAAGCCGGAGCGAGACGGGCTCTTCTGTTCTAAGATCTTCGGTCCGACAAAGGATTGGGAGTGCAACTGCGGTAAGTATAAGGGCATCAAGCATAAGGGGGTTGTCTGCGACAAGTGCGGCGTGGAGGTGATCAGGAGTAAAGCGCGACGACAGCGGCTGGGCCACATCGAGCTGGTCTCACCGGTGGTCCACGTCTGGTTTTATAAAGGCGTTCCAAGTCGAATCGGCTATCTCCTTGATATATCCCTCCGAGATCTGGAGAGGGTCCTCTACTTCGAAGCGTATGTTGTGTTGAACCCGGGCAAGACTCCCCTCTCCTTGAAACAGCTCTTGACCGAGGATCAACATCGCCTGGCATATGAAGAGTACGGGGACGGCTTTAAGGCGGGGATGGGCGCAGCGGCTATTCGGGATCTGTTGAAGCGGCTGAACCTTCGCGAACTGGCGGAAGAGCTCCACGCGCAAATGCCCCTGGAGACCTCTCAACAGGGCCGTAAGAAGGCCACTAAGCGGCTGCGAATCGTGGAGGCCTTCATCAATTCCGGCAATCGACCGGAGTGGATGATTCTGGACGCGATTCCAGTCCTGCCACCTGAGCTTCGGCCGCTGGTCCCCCTTGACGGGGGGCGTTTTGCCACATCGGATCTGAACGATCTCTATCGACGAGTAATCAATCGCAACAACCGACTCAGGCGTCTCATTGAACTCCGGGCGCCTGATATCATCGTCCGTAACGAGAAGCGGATGCTGCAAGAAGCAGTTGACGCTCTGTTCGATAATGGCCGTCGTGGCCGCGCGCTGAAGGGGCAGAATAACCGTCCGCTCAAGTCCCTTTCTGAAATGCTGAAGGGAAAGCAGGGGCGCTTCCGCCAGAACCTACTCGGGAAAAGGGTGGACTATTCCGGGCGATCGGTGATCGTGGTGGGACCCGAATTGAAGCTGCACCAGTGTGGTCTGCCAAAGAAGATGGCTCTTGAGCTATTCAAACCCTTCATCTTCAGGAAGCTACTCAAGGACGGCGTTGTCACCACCATCAAGAGTGCCAAGAAGCTGGTAGAAAAGGGTAAGCCTGAGGTATGGGATGCCCTGGAGGAGGTGATTCACGAGCACCCGGTCCTCCTGAACCGTGCCCCGACGCTGCATCGGCTGGGCGTGCAGGCCTTTGAACCCGTACTGGTGGAAGGCGAAGCGATCAAGATTCATCCCCTGGTCTGCGCGGCCTTCAATGCTGACTTTGACGGTGACCAGATGGCCGTCCATGTGCCTCTGTCGCCGGAGGCCCAGATTGAAGCCTCGGTGCTGATGTTGGCTTCCCATAATATCCTTTCTCCGGCAAACGGTTTGCCTGTCGTTACCCCAAGCCAGGATATCGTGCTGGGTTGCTACTACCTGACTCGGAGCAGGTCTGGCGAGAAGGGCGAGGGCCATGTGTTCTCCGATATGGACGAGGTCAGGGCGGCCTATGATGCCGAGGAAGTGGGTTTGCTGGCCAGGGTCAAGGTCCGCTTCGAAGGCGAAATGATTGAGACCACCGTGGGGCGCTGCATCTTCAATGAGCACTTGCCGGAGACGCTCCGGTTCATCAACCAGGAGATGAATAGACGGGAGTTGACCCGTCTCGTTGCGCAGTGCCACTACCTTCTCGGGAATGTGGAAACAGTAAAGCTTCTGGACAACCTGAAGGACCTCGGGTTCAGATACGCCACGCTCGCCGGCATCTCGATTGGCATCGACGACATGCATATTCCATCTACCAAAGGCGCGTTGATCGACGATGCCCATAAGGAGATCGTCAAGATCGATGGTGAATATCAGGATGGTCTGATCACCAAAGGCGAGCGTTACAATAAGATTATCGACATCTGGACCCACGTAACCGAACGCGTGTCGGACGAGATGTTCCGAGAGATCGAGGCTGAGGAGAAGGGGGAATTCAACCCGGTCTTCATGATGGCCGACTCTGGCGCGAGAGGCAGCCGGCAGCAGATCAGGCAGTTGGCAGGCATGCGCGGCTTGATGGCCAAACCCTCCGGAGAGATCATCGAGACCCCAATCACCGCGAACTTCCGGGAGGGGCTCACTGTTCTTCAGTACTTTATCTCAACTCACGGGGCGCGAAAGGGCCTGGCAGATACGGCCCTGAAGACGGCCGATTCCGGCTATCTCACTCGCCGATTGGTAGACGTGGCGCAGGATGTCATCGTGGCCGAGATGGATTGCGGTACGCCCAACGGGATATGGGTCACCCCCCTCATCGAAGGGGGCGAGATCATCCAGCCCCTGCGTGATCGAATCCTCGGTCGGGTAGCCCTGGATGAAATTCTTGATCCCTTCACGGGAGAGGTGTTGGTAGAGGCCAATCAGGAGATCGTGGAGGTGCTGGCCAGCAATATCGAAAATGCCGGCCTCGATAGGGTCAAAATTCGCTCGGTCCTTACCTGCGAGGCGCGACGAGGTATCTGCATCAGGTGCTACGGCCGCAACCTTGCTACCGGCAGGCTGGTGGAATTGGGAGAGGCGTGCGGTGTCATAGCGGCGCAGTCTATCGGTGAGCCTGGGACCCAGTTGACCATGCGAACTTTCCACATAGGGGGTACTGCGAGCCGTTCTGTCGAGCAGAGTACTCTCGAATGCAAGGGAACGGGGATCGTCAGGTTCACGAGCCTGCGTACGGTTAAGGCCCCCAAGGGCGACTACGTGGTGATGAACCGGAATGGTACGATCAGCGTCATCGATGAGAAGGGCCGCAAGAAAGAAAGCTACCCTGCAGTCTACGGTGCTCACCTGAAAGTGGAGGATGGCGCGACAGTGAAAGCTGGGCAGGTGTTGATGGAGTGGGATCCCTTTACGAACGCGATCTTGACAGAACACGGTGGAATGGTGCACTTTCGGGATGTCGTCGAGGGGGTGACCATCAGGGAGGAAGTGGATGAGGTCACCGGCCTATCTCAGCGGGTCGTAGTGGAGCACGGACGGGAGGACTTGCAGCCTCGGGTCTCGATTAAGGACGAGCATGGCGCGACCGTCTTCCGCTGCCTGCTGCCTGTCAGCGCTCACATCATGGTGAGCGAGGGGCAGATGGTGTCGGCTGGAGACAGTGTGTCGAGGATCCCGCGGGAGACGATGAAAACCAAGGACATCACGGGTGGTCTCCCACGGGTGGCTGAGCTATTCGAGGCACGCAGGCCAAAGGATGCTGCTGTCATCTCCGAGATCAACGGTCATGTAGAATTGGGTGGCATCGCCAAGGGCATGCGTAAGCTTTCCGTCAGGGACGAGCACGGCGTGCCCAGAGAATACTTGATTCCGCGACGTCGGCATATCAATGTGCTGGAGGGGGATGAAGTCAAGGCTGGCGAGCCCTTTATGGACGGCCCCATAAACCCGCACGATATCCTGGACGTGTTGGGCGAACAGGAACTGCAGAAGTATCTGGTAAATGAAATCCAGGAAGTCTACCGGCTCCAGGGGGTACAGATCAACGACAAGCATATTGAGGTAATCGTCAGGCAGATGCTCAAGCGGGTGCTGGTCGAGGCGTCTGGAGATACTCACTTCTTGATCGGCGAGCATGTTGATAAGGCTACTTTCCTAGAGGAGAACCATCGCGCAATGGCCTCAGGCGGGGCCGCTGCCACCGCTAAGCCTCTTCTCTTAGGCATTACGAAGGCGTCACTCTCCACTGACAGTTTCATCTCTGCCGCCTCGTTTCAGGAAACCACTAAGGTCTTGACAGAGGCAGCCATCAATGGGGCGAGGGATGAATTGCGTGGCCTGAAAGAGAACGTCATCATGGGGCGACTGATTCCGGCTGGCACAGGGATGAGGTGGTACAGAGACACGACGATTTCCACACCTGAGGTGGCGTTGTCGAAGGCGGCCTTAACGGGGGCGATTGTGGCAGTTGACCGGGGACCGGACGAGCTGGATGCGTCGCTTGATAATTAA